A genome region from Lucilia cuprina isolate Lc7/37 chromosome 3, ASM2204524v1, whole genome shotgun sequence includes the following:
- the LOC111675732 gene encoding D-aspartate oxidase, giving the protein MHVCILGGGINGFCCAVRILEFYKKQQKPIQVTLISDKFTPNTTGDGSAGLWGPYLLGGTPTSKVHKWSKGMHDFLEELWLSEDAGEAGICLIPVVRLTTADTPVDDFWKDIVYGCEPMTDKELAEYNVNRATKYTSGLHFVTYTSEPRLLLPYLIKRFRQQGGQILTEKIENLQKFIETTNYDVVINCTGLGSQELLGDKNMFPVRGQVSRVKAPWLYYVVLDESDVGNYIIPNMDTVVLGGTHQENDFNTKVCPVDKKFIVDGCREIVPPLHQAKHLFDWVGLRPGRTNLRLEAEQVKGNKILIHNYGHGGSGVTLAWGCAEDVIEILEKSLEQKHKLPAKL; this is encoded by the exons ATGCATGTTTGTATTTTGGGTGGTGGCATCAATGGTTTCTGTTGTGCCGTAAGAATTTTGGAATTCTATAAGAAACAACAAAAGCCTATTCAGGTCACCTTAATATCGGATAAATTTACACCCAATACAACAGGTGATGGTTCGGCTGGTTTATGGGGACCCTATTTGTTGGGTGGTACACCCACTTCCAAAGTGCA tAAATGGTCTAAGGGCATGCATGATTTCTTAGAAGAACTATGGCTGTCCGAAGACGCCGGTGAGGCTGGCATTTGTTTGATTCCAGTCGTACGTTTGACAACAGCTGATACGCCTGTTGATGACTTTTGGAAAGATATTGTTTATGGCTGTGAACCTATGACAGATAAGGAATTGGCTGAATACAATGTTAACCGTGCAACTAAATATAc CTCCGGTTTACATTTTGTCACCTACACTTCCGAACCCCGTCTACTACTTCCTTACTTAATTAAACGTTTCAGACAACAAGGTGGACAAATTCTaacagaaaaaattgaaaatctacaaaaattcATTGAGACCACAAACTATGATGTTGTCATCAATTGTACAGGATTGGGTTCACAAGAATTGTTAGGCGACAAAAATATGTTCCCCGTACGTGGTCAAGTATCAAGAGTTAAAGCACCATGGTTATATTATGTAGTCTTGGATGAAAGTGATGTCGGTAACTATATTATTCCTAA catGGATACTGTGGTTTTGGGTGGCACTCATCAGGAAAATGATTTCAATACCAAAGTCTGTCCAGTTGATAAAAAATTCATTGTTGATGGTTGTCGTGAAATTGTGCCACCATTACATCAAGCCAAACATTTGTTTGATTGGGTGGGTTTGAGACCTGGCAGAACTAATTTGCGTTTGGAAGCTGAACAAGTTAAAG gtaataaaatattgataCACAATTATGGTCATGGTGGCAGTGGTGTTACATTGGCCTGGGGTTGTGCCGAAgatgttattgaaattttggaaaaatctttggaacaaaaacataaattaccagctaaattgtaa